accaaggttggccatctcacacaaggttaaccctagctgcctggaggatcagaaaatcagaagtgaggaggagacaggaaagattgaaagtgagagaaaaagacgaagattgaagaggaggataggaaaaggcaactaccgatttcccccgggtgggtcagtccgagggtgccgtctacgtgaagccgaggccaaaggggtgtgttgcctctgctgaggggccttaaaggtccaaacactcagcgtcggctcaacccccaggatccccttttccccggacacggctaagccacgcacggttaagcgtgggagggtccgaccctcgtgtgctcgggtccgtggtgtcgcaacacaccaaacgcctgctgacgcagacgcccctgcggggtgcctgcaggaaaaagaaaagggaaaaggcAAGCGCAGGAAAGCATGGTGAAAAGAAACACTGTAAGAACATTTCTCGCAATTTGTCGAGAACCAAGAAACGACTCGCAACTGCAAAAGAACAGGTGGCACACATGAAAGAGCAAAATGAGGCTGTTAGCGAAGAAGCATTTGAGAGTAAAATTAAATCTCTTCCCCCAAAACAGCAACTCGCTGTCAAGAGTTGTTTCCTTGCTGCAAGACGGAAGTCACATAAAGGCATGCGATACAATGATGAGTGGATCGTAGAATGCATGATGATGAAGATGCGCAGCCCGAAGTTATACGAACATCTCCGCAGAGAAACCATTATGGTACTGCCCGGTAGAACATGCCTGGAAAGCTACCTGCAGCGCTTCAAGGGTGGCTTTGGCCTCAGTGCCAATATTTTCAATGCATTAACTGAAAAGTCGAAGACCATGGATGTTTACAGTCGACATGGTGGCCTCGTCATCGATGAGATTAAGCTTTCCGAGCACCTAAATGTAAAATCAGCCGGTGAGTAAAGCTTAAGTACAAATTCTTGCAAAGTCCTGCGTACATGACGAAAAATGTGATGTTCTGCTAATCGCTACGATTTTCCTCAAATGAAATGTACGATCGAAAGCCAATATGCCTAAGGtgttgctttttattgcgatatcaattatatgaccACGTACTCCAGGTAAACTTTCGCCACCGCTGTAATGTTCTGgataaagttcaagtgcgataagatcctatcacaCCCTGAGTTCCGTATGCTgtgcgtgcgaaggtgagccgaaaATGATAATGGTTTGATGCACACCATCTTCCCGTGCGCTCAATGTTGGAGCTCACGTACGTTATTAAACGCGAGCTTGGGGCGGGGGCGGCAGGCGAGGGAGCGTCTGCTCttctagcccggccgtggctgcgcatggatgtgcgcgcgccgtatcttggaggCTATATGCGGCGGGTGCATAGCCtaagggcgagccgagatggcttgtGGCTACGTAAACGCTCTCTGTTCCCGCGCGCCTGGAGTTGGAGGTCAAGTAATCTCAATTTCCCGAAAGGTGGtgaagcgagaggccgcacgAAGCGTTCCCTCCTCGCTGCTTGTCACAGTGAATGTGACATTGaatgttcgtggtcatcgagtgatatcCGTCCAAGAAGTGCCTGTGCATACGCGACACCGCTCTTGCAAATTTAATTATAGTTTACTGCaaataaaactacgaaccttcaTACTTCGTGTAGTTGTTTAACGCTTTGCCGTCACTATAAAATTCCTCGCCTTTCATGTAAACTGTCAtttaacattgttttacagcgatTGATATATTCTAACCTTTTTTGAGAGATGTGAAAGGAAAACTGGATGTTCCTCTTGTGCTTCTCTTTTACTATTAAGGCCACATTGAAGGCTTTGTCGACCTCGGGGATCATACACCTGCTGACCAGAagaatgtgctagcagaccatgGCATGGTTGTGCTGTTTCAACCATTTACTGGTAAGcggatttatttttcttttttgcttctcaACCATATAATACGCAAAGCGTGTGCTCTTAGAAAATACTTATACCTTTATGCAGGAAACTGGACGCAAATTCTTGGCGTTATTGCCTCCAAGGGCAATGTGAAATCCGCGACACTGGCGAAAATCGTTGTGGAAACGACTGTCCTTGCTGAAAAAGCTGGCCTCTTTGTAGACTGCATAACATGCGACGGCGCCACCTGGAATAGGAGCATGTGGCGGCTGTTTGGAATACAGGGTGAGATTTTATTTGAGTGTAATATATGCTAAGTTGTTCTTACAACGTGGTGCTACTGCAGCACACGGTTTACGATTTTTACAAGTTATAAAGTAATGCCCAGCGTGGGCGCAGTGGTTTTtgtgttgcgctactaagccccagagcgcgggatcaaatccctgccgcagccactgcatttcgatgggggcgaattcgAATACAAAAACGCCAGTGTACCGAGCAATGGGTGCCCGTTaaaacaccccaggtggtcaaaataatccgtaGTCCGGTCCCCCACTAccagcgtgcttcataatcagattgtggttacggtacgtaaaaccccacaatttcatTTTTAAAATGAAGTAATGATTTTTCCTTCTCGgcatgtgtttttctttttttacaaggTTCTGCAAGCCACGTCCGGAACAGCACCAAGCACGCAGTCGATCCGAAGAGGCAGCTGTTCTTTGTGTCGTATTTTCCACACTTAATGAAAAACGTGAGAAATGGATTTGTTGCGAAAGGGTACCTGACACCAGCTGGACATGTCCACAGTGGTATTGTTCAAGTAGCTTTCGAAGCAGATCGCGAAAGTGTTACACTAAAGGTGATGCCGAGCATTACAAATTCCTACATTAAGCCGAACTGTTTCGAAAAAATGAAGGTGGATCTCGCATTTCAGCTCTTCAGCGATCAGGTCATCAAAGGGCTTTTTGTGTACAGGGAGCGCATTGAGTCTTCGTATAGGACTGTGCAACCGACTGTAGATTTTGTGAAAGAAATGAATCGCCTGATTCGTGTCATGACATCACGGACAAGCGAAAAGGCGCTCAAGCCTTGCAGTCCAAACATGCACTTTTTGAAAGGGCTTCTTGAGTATTTGCAAGTGGGAGCAGCATGCAAAACCAGCTGGTGGTGGTTTTCTTACACAAAGCACAGCTTCTGGACTAAGGGTTACCATCAAGAGTACCCTTGATATGTTGTCCTACCTGACATCTACCCTAGGCTTCAAATATCTTTTAACGTCCCGTTTAAGCCAGGATAAGCTAGAAAACCTTTTCGGAATAATTAGACAATCATCAGGGTGCAACGATCACCCAACAGTTTCGCAGTTTCTCGTGACTGTCAATTTACTGGCATTTTATAATCTGGCCAAACCACCCAGAGGAGGGAACTGCCCACCAGACATAGTCAAGGCACTGCTGAATCCAACTGAGTTGTGTGCAACAACGGGCAGGAGACTTCTGGACAGGATAGACGGCCTTCTTGACCGCGGAAGTATCAATGAAGCTGAGGATGCCGTTCAATCTCTCGTGGGCAGTGGTGAGCATGAAGCGTACATAGAAAAAAAGAGCAATAGTGCTTTGATCTACTATACTGCAGGTTATGTTGCACGAAAGATCATTGCCAAAAATGCTTGTCCCCAGTGTGCAGGCTGCCTTTGCGTAAGTAAAGCTGAAGCTAGTGCCGACGCTGCTTCATACTTCACAACTCATTTTGATAATGGAGGCCTCGTCTATCCTAGTCAGAACTTGTCAAGCGCTATAAAGGCCATGGAATATGCTTTTACTGTGTTTTTCAGTAAAAAGAAGTTACACGAAGCGAGTCTAGCTGAATTTTCAAGTCAGCTGCAGACACTGGCCTTTCCTCAACTAGGGTGCCCAGAGCATGAAAAAGCAGCTTTGACAGCAGTTGTAAAGTTCTATGTTCTCCTgaggtttcgttttttttttgtaaaaggcATCAACAAAGAGAGGGAAGCGCGAAGGGAACGGCAAAAGCTCCATAAACTGCGCCACTGCCACTAGATCTATCTTCTTTATGGATGTTTGCATTATTTCATCTAGTGATGTATTGTGCCTATGTTTGAGTGTTGTTACGTTTCAATAAACTATTTGTTACTTTAAATAAAAGCTCTGGTTCCTACTTTTGTTTACGTATATTAGACATAAAAAAGAAACGAGTTTACCAGGTATAAACAATGTATAGTACACGGAACACCAGCAGTCAGCTCTACAGGTCGATATAACCTTAGTATTACTTTACTTTAATAGAATAAAGTTGCCTAAAAATTACCTTTAAAATTTGCGCTATCACGAGAATACAAATTCCGTTTACCCTTCGCAGCATAGAAGCACTGGAGGTCCGACGCTCGAAGCCCAGCTGAGCTAGTATAAGCTTTTCACGCAAGCAGCAAGCAGTAAATAGGCCTTCTTATAGTCAAAAGAAACCCTAAATTAGAAATCACCTTCCCACATGAGAACTTTACTGctcctacggctttataaatacaaaaagcgcagcagcccccTTGTGAAAACACGGTGGTCTATGaagagcgggcggcgccgcggcacacacctaaaatccctatataagaaaagtaccgccatctactctttcctccgccgcctcctctcctaaagcgcttgcttttttctttactttttgcttgcgaaagccaagtcgacggtggcacacctagaaagtccacgttgaagctttcaggccgggcgcgcgccgccgccggcgactgcggctgcgcagaggactttcaacatggctctgaggcggaaaaaaaagaaaatataaagaagtgaaaagcgcgcgctatcatcgtccaatcggagatacaggataagacaggagagagcgaagcggcatttgtcaaaggatggcggtacttttcttatatagggactttacacacacctagggtgcctcgatgccagcgccgccgttcagggtggtgccatcctttgaccgcacccgcgccgccgctttctcgctgcgacgccatcttgagtcacagcgagcggttgcgagtgcttggtgccggtgcttagttcgagacacagtgcgcgcggatgctacgctgacgcttctacttgctggacagtgttcagccgcatgaatgacaagcttctcaagtgcatcgagtcgacatgacgggctgttgtgttcccaagtgcaccggatcgacgcgtaaatggcttcgttgtttacgcttcccccgggacccagagcgaaggaagagatgggaagcccaagtaaagcggtcactggaaggcaacgaatagctcctacatttgcgaggtaagtgtcaagaaagtttagactatcgcatcgtgtttttcataaataagaaagtattctctgatcctcgctcacgtacctgcgttcgctcacgaactaagcactgcaccgatgctgagtagcctatggtttgcgagcgcgcgtcgcataggcttttgccgttttgatcagcgcagtctatgccagtagtacccttattttaagaactgacgaaaatgcttcgcagcgaaatagccttacattagctacaaatcgtcatgtaaaccacctattttactttttcacgggaagcacacatcgtgtctcttgttgcttttttttccccctcagtttcttttttcgctactggttatttgggactaaagaacgcagtgcttcttctggggagagcggctgttgtgtacgtggcaagcgaagcattgtgattttctctattctcagcagatatcatgcggatctcaggttgttacgttatatagctgattttttagacgaatatatttgtagcgtggtgctcgtaagcctaTGGTCATttgtgctcattcccgatcgtagtgggtactgtgacggtctttaaatgcctgtgcacggtatgcccaggtgtagtagagttaaggggcatcatgggaccaaaatgtttcggcgctttctggcatggtgtctgttgtagcctgtgcatttcttcgaaacgtgtgaagcgaggtaatacagcattacttctgcgaaaatttatttttaagcactgtaatgggttctctgtatttacaaggcaacttttcatatcaatgaTCACTGTTGTtattttacttgtacttagaaacactttgaagaggaccagtacgagggaaatcgacaggatgggcgccgtctgttaaagtcaacagccctacatcatcatggactatattttcgaagtgaaaaacattgctaatctgtatttgactgtcttagtttcatttacggtttttttacgcgatatgtatgcagtgttgtttattttttcaatgtagttatcagtgttctaatggttatttataaaatgttctgtactcgccatcgatgtgtttggctgatgcgacgtcttcgatggtagctgatgtattctggctggatatcttgcttaatattacccgcggttgcgttttcttgtttccattcttgTTTACGATTTATATTGTGTTTAATAAGGTTGGTGTACTCActtgacacccccccccccccatgtaatgaataaagtaaaaaaaaaactcactatcccgaattgtgtgtcgagcctaccttgcgaatttttttatctcttcttacaacacaaccttcaggcgccacacagtacatataattttttatttacatatctctttcatgattgattgtactagacattataagtaaatgtattttgtgcatcgtttggtttcttgtgtgtactacgcaagattgacacagacaagttacgttacatgtttctctacagcactaactaaaccttattttcgcatcgcagttatttttagcagccagcttaatcctgtcagcacacagttttgtgggggaaaaaaagcaaaattgcgcgtagatatcgtcaaataattgcaacgaacgcgaagagcacgcgcaactgcaagggaaactaaccgccgtgcgcgagtggctggctacggtaaaggaggcgtgacgtgtaaaccaaaatacaacagcgaaaaagaaaaacttccacacacagggggtcgcaaaccttatataccaagcatcgaagcgcaaaaaaaaatagcgcgtatttcaaacatacacacggcatgctaaatgtaaattgaattaggcaacttggggcatgttcccggcgccatacatttacgtcttggaccttcgacgagttaacggctattggttataaagatgtgcagatgcgataccgataaaaatatcctcatcaaggcaaaacacttggaagtgcgccgcgagtaacactatttatgaacgcaagcgtagctgagtcttaGCTCGTGTGACGCAATATGGCGGctgccagcggggttgtctccaccctggacggcggcgctgggcatcgaggcaccctacacaCACCCGCATggcagcgctcctagcggcagccgccgacattcatTGCAAATGGTGCCACCCGGAAtgccgcggtcggcacactagccagtatattctaggcactatactataACTCTATGGCCTCCACGATCAGCTCCGGCTACGCGCCGTTCGCTCCGTCCGTCGCATTCGGCGCGTAGACCGCGTAGCTCATTTTGCTGACTCCGTAAGATGCCGCGAGGTGGCGACCTGAGCTTTTGTAGAGTAAAATCctggaaaagtaccgccatcctttgttaaacgccgcttctctctcgccTGTATCTGCGAtcggacgatgatagcgcgcgctttcacttccttatatttgtttttttccgcttcagagccatgttgaaagtcactctgcgcggtcgcagtcgccggcggccgcggcgcgcgccaggCCAGTTTAACGCAACGACGACTTTCTAGAggtgccaccgtcgacttgctttcgcaagcaaaaagtaaagaaaaaaaaaaacgttttttgacggcggaggaaagagtagctggcggtacttttactatatagtgATTTTATTATAGAGGTTCTgcatatgctccctacgggagcagattTGCGCATTGGTCCGCCATTATGTTCTAGCATGCAGTGAAGCCACTCCTCGCGCGCGCAGGAGGCAAATGCCGCGCGGtgtttcatttccttttttctctGCTGGTCGCGAGCTACATGCGGCAATTGTTCGCAAGCGCTGACCAAGATGGCACTTTTCTATGCAGGCTATGCTCGAACCATTGGCGTAGCCGGAAATGTTTTGTTTATATgtacataccgggtgttcaaaattaagctttacggaactttaagaaatcgcctgcggcaggtagcataattgttatcgttgagctggatgaggcggacattagtagcatggaaatcgaaacatatattcaactaattaacaaaaattcactaattaacttcttgtgtagttactttacgacacattgcaatttacgaattgtagccggtgcaTGAGTTTCCAAGACGCATCCActcggaatgaatttccagaacgacaccagtttcgagatatgggccatcaaactcaccgtaaaaatgcactgttcttctGCTTACTTTTtcccaaaatgctgttttatacgttgaagcacaaaagtaactggaacgcccatgtaattcgtcccgcactttgggaaataatatttctaaactggtgtcatcctggaaattcctttcaagtggatgcgtcatgccaactcaacggctacaattcgtaaactgcaatatgtgtcgcatagtaattaactaagaagctcattagtcaatctttgttaattagttgaatatgtgtttcgatttctagtGCTACTTAATATCcgcttcttcgaataaccaaACTCAAcgataattatgctacctgccacaggcaattccTAAAAATTTCATAAAggctaattttgaacaccctgtatatacacgtATACACGCACATATACAATCACACGCAAGAACGTACGGTTCAAAAGTTCGCGTGCAAACGCGCAGTACTTTGCAACAAAAAGCGTTGCAATGTTTTTCAGCATGCAGATGACGTTATTTCGCCGAGGCCGGAAggcaagaaatgttttgaagGGTGTTTCTATAAAACTTCACACACGTAAGGTGGCCAATTATGTGAGCGCATGTTGGCTGCCGAAACCAACCGAATAATGATCATCGCCAAGAGAACTATCGTGTCTGCTGTTATATGGCCGTTAACAGCGTTATCACTAACCGTCGTTCACAGCAGCTGCACGTTTTCGATGTATATGCGGTGCCGACACGTAGATTTAAACGCATTACAAATATTCACATGCGCACATTTTATGCAAAGCTTATTTTTTACGATTCTTTCATGCCGCAGACTAAACACCTGCTTCGAAGTAGCAAATCTGCAAGTAGAAAAAGATTCAAGATGCAGGGGCTTCTAGATCAAATTTATTTCGTACAAGGGAATGGATGACCAATGGCTGCTTGCAGCAGGGCAAGAGTTCTGGTTCGTGGAGCCTTGGGTGGCAGAATTCTAAGCAACCGGAAAGGCAACCAGTTATTAACAGTAACAACAGGTTATTTTTACTGCACTAATCACAACAAGATGGCAAACTTGCAAAGCAATTATTCGCACATTGCAGACTCTAATATGACAACACATTTTTCTTGATCTCTTCATACTACTCAGAGCAGAAGAACCAGTAGTTGAAGACACTGTATCAAGTCAATGAAATCATTAAAGCAGGCTTTGGGCCAAAGCTAGGTTACAAAGCTTTGTGACCTATTGCATCAGAGGCAAGAAAAATTTACGCCACTAAACAGAGCATTCAGTCCACTCCCGCCCACAGAAAAAGCATTCACCAAAGCATTACGTACATTTTCAGGAAGGTTGATTGAACGGCAAGTTTTTGTTCCACTGCCTGATACTTAAGCTCACAAGCTAGCATACATACAATTCATGCTTATGTTCTATGGCAGcaattaacaaaataaataaacctACACAAGACAATAATTCAATACTAGAATCAACTTTACTATTCTCAAAACTTCACGCAAATAAGGAAAATATCACAATTATCACAGCTACCGAGCTAAATATGTCTGTGCCAGCTTTGCACTCCTTTTGTTCTTGTGCCCTTGTGTGCTCTCTGCAAATATGTCTAGCTCTTCagctcggcattacataccacacgcagcacggcatcaaagttgaaattccaagaaccatgcgcgatcaattatacgtgcccccattgcctcgcaacatgcacccccaacaccacacggggagacgtaaagccagggcacaacacataaaccaaagttactccaacgacaacgAGGcggtcttcaccgacgcagcccgttatcgagacaggaagagtttcgtagCGGCAGTTACTAtatagccaccgaggtaaccacctcacgagcgtcaccgtgaacacggcatatgccgaagcggcagaggaagcggccgtAGCaatggccctcacacaaaccaaggctacatacgtgatctgggattcgcaaacggcaattcgcaattttgcaaatgggcg
This region of Dermacentor silvarum isolate Dsil-2018 chromosome 5, BIME_Dsil_1.4, whole genome shotgun sequence genomic DNA includes:
- the LOC125945728 gene encoding uncharacterized protein LOC125945728, which gives rise to MVLPGRTCLESYLQRFKGGFGLSANIFNALTEKSKTMDVYSRHGGLVIDEIKLSEHLNVKSAGHIEGFVDLGDHTPADQKNVLADHGMVVLFQPFTGNWTQILGVIASKGNVKSATLAKIVVETTVLAEKAGLFVDCITCDGATWNRSMWRLFGIQGSASHVRNSTKHAVDPKRQLFFVSYFPHLMKNVRNGFVAKGYLTPAGHVHSGIVQVAFEADRESVTLKVMPSITNSYIKPNCFEKMKVDLAFQLFSDQVIKGLFVYRERIESSYRTVQPTVDFVKEMNRLIRVMTSRTSEKALKPCSPNMHFLKGLLEYLQVGAACKTSWWWFSYTKHSFWTKGYHQEYP